TCCGGACCCGTTTTAACCCCATGTGGCTCATGAGGCAGAAGACCAAAGATGGCAGCTGGGACTCTGAGATGGATAGCATCACTTCCTGTTCCTCTAGGCGTATTCAGCACCTTGGGCAAACTTTACAAAGCCTCAGATCTCAGTGCCACATCCTGCAAGATCCTGCGTCGGGGGGCATGCTGTTTGGCTGTGTGACAGGTCTGTCTTCATCTGTGGAGGGTGAATTTTACCACCAGCCTCAGATCGCAACCTTGAGCCATCATTACTGCCAGCTACAACACCTGATGGAGCAGCGAGCCCAGCTGATCTTTCTCCACGAATATTTTCAGCGCTTGCAAGTAGCCACCTGTTTTGTGGGTCAACTGGGCATGGTGTTGGAGAGGACACATCTGCTCTTGGCAGACAGGGGCCATGTTGCAGAGCAGCCCAACTCTATGTGGAACCTCGGCCTTAGATCCTTGTGCCAGGAGCTACAAGTTCACCTCAACCATTGGGAAATGCTCTGGGCCAAAGCTCGCTCTGACCCCTTTCTTCGCAGAGTTTTCTTCAGCTGTGTGGCGACCCTTGCTTCCATGCAGCAAACTCTCCAGGTGCTGGGCTTCCAGGCCTTGCTGTTAATGGAACGTTGTATTTACACTGCGTTCTCTGCGCTAGCCATAGCCCAGTTGGATCGCGTGCCTAGAGATGCCTTAGTCGATCTTCTGTGTGCGGTTGAGCTGTACAACCAGGTTGTCGAAGACAGGAGGGGTCATGGTAGAACATCTCCCTGGAGCTCACAGCTTGTCTTTAGGTCAGACTGTTTGCAGTTCGTCTCTAGTTTTTTTCGGAATGGTGTCAGTCCTCAAACATTACCAGTTGAGCAGCTAATGATGATTGTAGCTCAGAGTCAAGCACAAAAAGCAGCTGAGCAACTTTACACATGGACATCACAGCAAAGTAACCTCCTCTATGTTGCGAACAGCCCCTGCGAGCTGAGGGGCCACTTGGAATGCCCTAAACTCAATAGTCACACATCACCCTCAATTAATATTCATACAGTACAACTCGAACATCAGGCTGATGCTGGTGAGCTGCCCAAAAAGCCCCTTCACACcctctggtcctcgaatctgctGTTCTCTTCATTTATTTCTCGAGACAGAGAGTGTATCGATACTCTTTTTCAAGCCCTGGTGACCTCAACGAATCTCTTGGCTCCACATATTCCCAAAAAACCTCAATTTGATGGGACAGTTGCTCCAGAAGACCTTTTGGTGGTTTGTCGTAGACCCATTGAAGAAGAAGAGAGGCTACTGAACAGACCAAGAATGACCTCCAGGACAAACAATGTGGTCCCGATTGATGTCAGGAAGTCAGAAGCATGCATGAAGCTCTTCTCTAATTATAAGCACATGCTATGGAGAGAATTTGCTGAAGCTGCTGTAAAACACTTTTATTACCAGCCAAACAACAGCACTCTGGGTAGCATCAACCAGTGGAATGATGAAATGGTGCTTCTTTTGGTCACATGGCTCAAACACTCTTATACTGAAGGTATTGGAATTGCAATAAGGTCAAAGTATGCAAAGTCAGATAAATAAGTGTAAAATGTgttttggaatatatatatatatatatatcagccgaTGCATGATACAGataactaaatatttatttttatgctatGGTCGATAACCAACACAGCTGTTCAGGTTGTGGTCCAAACCCCGGAAGGCAATTAGCATTTTTGAGCCATGGGTTCCTAGAAGACATTaactatgggtttttataatatcAGTATAATAAGGTCTGAGGTTAAAATTACTTGGAGACATTTTGTTCTAGAGCATTAATTGCACAGTTATACTTCCAAGTGTTAATCATGAAgctaatttgtattttaaacgcATGTTGCTATCACAATGCTAattaaggactacaactaccatgAGCATGGGAGCTACTTGCTTTACAAAGTGGGCGATggttgtagtccttatttagcacgggttagcaaaatacatttctaaaagacACAGCAGCTTCAAAATCCACAactgaggtatgactgtgtgtaattcaTTTTCtagaacaaaacatgaaattCTCTTCAAGTTATTTACAGCACAGATATTATTTTACTCGTAATTTTGAAAAACCGTATTCTAAAAACCAATTGGAAATTGCTGTGGGATTCCATCAGCCTCCCGATTTGCCTACAAATTGACTTCATGTCTGAACAGCTttatattatgaaaataattacagGTCTACACTTTttccagttatttatttatttactttttcttttatattagagagaaaatgttttaacaattaTTTCTCATTGCTTTCTCACAATCTTTCTAGATCACATCCCTGAAGAATGTAAAGAAAGTTTAAGCAATTTCTGCTCTTATATTTTGACTACTGCTGCCTTCACACGGTGGGACGAAAGTGAGTTTTATTAACCAGATTATGATGTTTAGCTCTTTAAATCTATTTGACACCTCTTTAAATGATCCAGCCATTCAGATAGATTAAGAGTAGTCCTTTTGAAGGTTTTTAATTGCAGGACTCAACGATAATGCGTTTTTCTGCTAGCCAAGTCAGGGCAGTAGTTCAGATTTTTACTTTCCTAGCCAAAATTTTCACTGGGCCCACCCTACAAAAAactgatacattttatttttagcaattaTTTTGGCATGTCTATGTGCCAGGAATAATATTCGGATTTATCATTTAATGATAAGCTTTCTTTACCAAAAAAAAACTAGCTTTGCTTGAGTGTACTGACATACAATGCAAATCATTACTGATTGGTTTGTAATTTTCAGAATCcgcaaaaattatgtttaatagaTCAGTAATCCAAGCGTTTATGTTTGCAAAGCATAAGAACACATTTACAAGATCTGCAAATGTTAGATTTAGTGCAAGTTGCAGTTCCATCAGCTGGCCCAAAACTCTCTCACATTGGCCCCAGGCCAGCGGGACACCCTTATTGTTAAGTCCTGCATTGTTTATAACACTGATGGATTGGAATGAAGTTGATTTGGCTTGTATCCTGTTGTATTTCAGTGATGTGTTTGTCACTGGGCTCAGGCTTGAAAGAGAAGTGTGTTCCTGCAGTTAAGCAGGAAAGATCTGCAGTGAGAACTGTAACTATGGATCACATCCTGCAGCTTTTTCCTCCTCTCCATACTGTTCTTCAGTTTCTACAACACCCAGACATGGAGTCAGGTACTCAACCTCTGATCTGGACACTCTTTTCATTTCTATCGCCTTTTGGGTGAAAAAAGTTTGGATACTATTCAAGGTGTTCTCAAGGTAAATAAGGTTTTGTGTAACTTACTGAAttgtaagtcgttattcactgaaaatcttcccctacACTGTAGCTTTGAGATTTCAAATGTACTTCCACATATTTAATCTTGGCATGTCGCTTTCAGTTGTGAGATGTGAGAACTAATGCCGTTTGGAGTCAATGACGCCAAAAAGGAGCCAAGTTTGAGtgtgtgcatttgaaaataattttggttgaactattccttttattgtAATGTGCTCTGTCTCTTTACAGGTGACGGTGGATCCAATAGCCTTCTGGGATTGTTGTGTAGGTCCGTTGCCACTGTTCAGTCCTCAACCTTCTGGGTCATGAGTAAAGCCTACCAATTTCTGGCCTCCTGGTCCCTCAGCAAGTTCTTGTTGGTCACACAAGGAGATCTTAAGGTACGTTGAACTGTAATGCATTTTTGTATACTCACGTCCATGCAGATACGTGAATGGAGGATATGTATTTACTAATTCTTGTTTTTCTCTGTTGGAAGGATCTCAAGGGCTCAGTGGAGAGCCTGGTCCTGCTGACTGGAGCTGTCAGCAGAGattcagttcatcctctgataATTCAACATACAGCATCACTCTCTCAGGCAGTCATGGATCTACAAGTGAGACATTCTGTTATTGTTAGACATTTTTGGCTGAaccttccttaaaggaatattccaggttcaagttaagctcaatctacagcacttgtggcataatgttgattaccacaaaaaatgtgtttgacttgtccctcccttttcttcataaaaagcaaaaatctgggttacagtgaggcacttactatggaagtgaatggggccaaatttggaagggtttaaaggcagaaatatgaagcttataattttattaaatcaattatattaattctactgttaaaactcatgaaatatttgagctgtaaagttgtttaaataattattttaggggtttagggtttgttgacattacataatcatagcaacgaagttgtaaaattgaatataactttagagagaaaaggttagtaagtgattttatcacactaaaatcatgtttgcatgcatacagtatcatttacatcttgtggctatacttttgaaactttgagtattttaacgtttccggattggccccattcacttccattgtaagcgcctcattggaacacagatttttgctatttttgaagAAAGGAGGGACGATTTGAAataagtttttgtggtaatcaatattatgctacaaatgctgtcgactgagttttacttgtattgaacctggaatattcctttaaatgggcCATATCATGTGACATTGAATTTTCCTTGATTTTCTAAAATAAGGGTTtaatgtactatgaaaacatgcTGTATTTCAGAACTGAAAGTCCAAAGACAGCATTTATTGAAGCGAAACTTTCAGCAACTTGCTGACGTCAGACTGATGAATATATGAGAAAACATGCTCACATGACCAATGTTTACATATCAGTCTTAAAGGCCCAGTAGCAACAAAACAACACTTTTATTTCTTAAAGATCAGAAAGAGAGGtgaaaaaagttatataaaacttaatttggacagttttggttatggctgtttaaaaatattgattttctgatTAACCGCAATCTTCATTTAAGAAATCCCAAAATCGATTATTAAAATCTTTTGctttaaagtttacttcagttttggttttgtttattattatatctgttaaataaatagcaattgaacGGCATAATTTGGgccttgtgttttatttttgtttttaaattaatattttctagggctgtcaatcgatacaaattttaaatcatattaatcgcattatatgccaattaattaattgcaattaatcacatatataaatattatctaactataattacatttacagtacagtataattattaaataattataagtacttatatttaaataatttctaaGGCTTGTTATGTACATATgtgtcagatggatgcttttggagcttttCACTTTGGGTGCGTCACATCATAAACAgcgaaacttagaaaaacacatctcccTATGTTTGGAATTGATCTCCTTTCAGCTGTGTACTTTGAATGCAAGAAAGCATTCTGACTTTGTGCTGTTGCTAGGGTCAAGCAtgcctgagtgtggtttgttctctgtacagcgGCACATTGCCTAAACaactggagttttgcttactgtcCCCTGCTGAAatcaggtggtacttcaagcttgaattgctcagatgatGGAAATATTCCTTTTTACATTCCGGGGAAACGAATAATTGcatacatatttaacacattatttttatataccctGCGCTAGTTTTAGTGTTACAAATCTCCCTAAGATTATAAGTGGAAATCAAGgaaaatctaaaataataaaaatacatgataACCCTTTTTCCAAAAAGCTGTATCTTCATTCAAGTAGTATGCAGTTTGACTTACTGTGTCCGTCTGATACTGTAGGCATTCTCTGATCTCGTCTTGAGGATCTTTTCTTTGGACTGTAAGAGAATGTCTGTGGAGATCTTTGAACAAACCATGCCATCAGCCAAGCACTGGAGGATCAATTACAAAACAGGTACAGATGCAAGTAATGGAAATTCAGTGGTACAtctatatatatgattgtgtctgtgcttgtAGTCCTTTTAAATCTCGTTTTGACCTTCTGCTTGGTGAAATTGTGCATCAATTGTGCATCAGAGTTGCCCAGCAGTCCTAGTGATTATGCGGCATGTGCAGCTCAGAGTGTGATTGGTCAGGTGCTGAATGGTGTGCAGCCTCTGCCTGATGACGCTCGTATCCCTGCGCTAACTGAGGCCATGACTGCCTTCATGGAGGCCTGGATGGAGCACATCCTCAAACAGAAAATCAAGTTTAGGTGGGTTTATATTAGACTTATCGTACTGGTTCATATTGGCTGCGTCCCAAAGCTGCCTTCACAGGCTGTATATGGAGGAAGGCGTCAAGGAACGTCTGAATCCACTGAATCATGATTACCAAGATGGCTTCTTCTGGTCTGTTTTTGAAGGTGGCATAGATGCATCCTTCACTGCCTTTGAAATCCCAAAATTAAATGCAATTTGTTCGTtgattaaaacaagaaacattctATCATGCCATCATGCTTTTGGATGCATTCTGTTATGATCTCGTGTTCACTGTTTATTTACTTGAATTCTTCATTTACATCAGTATTCAGGGAGCTCTGCAGCTGAAGCAGGACTTTGATCTGATTCGAGATTTCATTCGTTCAGAGGAGTACAGTCTGTCAGAGGAGCTGCATCAGAAGCTATTGTCACTGCGTGTCTTTCATCAGGTGGATAATGCTATAGTGTGTCTGCTGCAGCAGCCTATGGCCAAACCATACCTGTCCTCCCATGGCTGGGAGCCCTTTAGACACTGCTGTGAGTACTTTATGTAGCAAGTAATGTGACTACAGTAGATCTGTTTGAAaccttagtgagctgccttgctgtctatttGCTAAATAGGCTTCTGCATTCTAAGTCAACATTCAAAACTACATGGATCCTCATAAGTGACTGCTTAGGAACGATCTTCATTGACAGCATTTTGCTTTCCacataaaaagcacatttgaAACTCGACTCACAATTGATTCCAACAGAGTTTGACATCGTCAAGCTAAGCTAATAACTCAATACTCAACTAAACGAAATGATACGTGCGTAGCATACACAAATACTGGATAAATAGCCACTTTTAAATTAGATTGAACTAATTTAACATTTCTCTCAACTCATCCACAACCTTGGAAGTATTTTTCCTTGAATCGATCCATTGTGAGATTGTCTTCTCTAGGCATGTTACATTTGATACTGCCTTAGAATTTGGACAAAACAAAGTGTCTTGAAGGGCGGCATAATTTGCATCCGAAAGGTTGAAAACTCTGCCTTTGGAGGCCATGTATGGAGGTGGGATGAAAATATGGTGCCTTTGCCTCTCCTCAAAAGGTACATTCATACAGAAACGCTGTTGGTTAAACCATTATGGCCACTAAGCTGCCTTAGCCTTTGGGTTGCAAAGGCATCTATGATGCCTTAAAGAAATTGTTtccccctaaaatgaaaattctctcatcatttactcatcctcatgccatcccagatgtgtatgactatctttcttctgcagaacacaaaaatttttagaataatatctcagctctgtaggtcctcacaatgcaattgaatggttgCTAAAACTGTGAAAAATGTGTGTATCGGATATCTCATATCTCATACTATTTCGCATTTGATAAACTGTAGCCTAGCCTCTGCCACAGTCCCAGTAGAGTTGAAAACAGCTGCTGTCACTCCCAATTCTTACGAAACCTGGTCTTGACCCTTTACATTTCAATAATTACAAGCCAATATCAAATCTGCCATTCTTATCTTATCTTAAAAACTTATAATCTTTACCAGTCTGGTTTCTGCACATCATACAGCACTGAGACTGCTCTTCTCTGGGTGATTAATGACATCCTCCTGTCTGTGGATTCTGggtctaaaaatatttaaattcttctTGATCTAAGCTCAGCCTTTGACACTTTTTGTCATGATATCCTAATCACTGCGTCTGAAATTGGCATCACTGGTTCAGCTATCTCTTGGCTTACTTCTTACCTCACTGATAGAAAATATTTCATTACTATACAGAAGTATGAATCTACTACTGCTGCCCTCACACAAGGTGTTCCACAGGGTTCAGTCCTTGAACCATTACCGTTCATTATCTATATTCTCCCACTTGATTACATCATCCTTAAACATGGCCTTAACTTTCACTGCTACGCTCTGATTCACCTTCTCCTACTGCTTCAGCCACTGCATGTATTAGCGAAATGAAACAATGGATGTTCATGAATTTCctcaaattaatacaaataatatttaaatactgtTAATAGGAACTAATGCTCAAATAAAAAGTTTGGACCGCTGCATCGACATGGGGTTGATGGGGTTCATGTCAATCCCTTCCACACTGTCCGTAATCTTGGCATCCTATTTGACTCAACTATTTCTTTAGATTCTCACATTTCAATTGTCgtttaaaatgcttttttcaaTCTACGGAATATTGCACGCCTTGCACGCCTCCGATCTTCTCTCACCTTGGCTGATGCTGAAACCCTAGTACATGCATTGATCACATCACACCTGGATTATTGCAATGCTCTGCTTGTTGGCTTAACCAAATAAAACAAGCATTCCTAGGCTACAATATGTTCGAAATGCTGCAGGAAGATTCCTCACCTTCACTAAGTGTTCTGATCACATTACACCTCTTCTGCTTGATCTCCACTGGCTGTCTGTTGCATCTCGCATTAAATACAAAACACTCCTAACATTTAAGGCTTTAACTGGTCTTGCCCCAATTTATTTGTCTGATTTACTACACCCATATCTCCCACTTTGGTCTCTCAGTGTCTCTGAACTTGGTCTTTTGTCATTTCCTACATTTAAACTGTCCATAGTGGGCGGTAGGGCATTCTGTGTTGTTGATCCTAAACTGTGGAACTCACTACCTCTTAATCTTCACAATATCTCCTTTAACTGCTTTCAAGTCTCaactaaaaacatacagtatattttttcttCTCATTTTGACTTACCATCTCAGATGTAACAGATACTTGATGTTGATGTCTtgatatatttttgtgtgtgtgtatcaatctaattgtatcaatgaaatatactaattgtaaagcgaccttgagctTGGGAAAGGTCGCTATATAAAATATACTActtctccagtggtttaatccacgtcttcgGTTGGcttgagaaacagattgatatttaagtccctttttaatataaattctcctccctgcccagtaggtggcgatatgcacgaaaaaTGCAATCAGCAAAAACCGAAGAATAAGTATGTGAATGTACAAGtggagatttatttaaaaaaatgacataaatatgtcATTTTTCTCACCAATatccatcatatcacttctgaagacattaatttaagtaTTGGGGTCTTAtgaattcctttaatgctgcctttatgtgcttttttggaccttcaaaattcggACCAATTCAGTTGCATtaaaatggacctacagagctgcgatattcttctaatatctttgtttgtgttcagcagaagaaagaaagtcatacacatttggaatggcatgagggagagtaaatgatgagagaattgacatttttgggtgaactatccctttaaaatgctgtctaggtaggtggCAGCTTACTAGTGGAACAGAGCTTGCgtctttcaaaacattttaaaccttCTAATCTGGTGTGTACCAAATCTACACAATCAATTGCTTGACTTCCAAGTAATAAAATCTACCAActtttatttctgtcatactAGTTTGTAACTTCACACCATTAGGTGGCAGTAATGCATCACTTGGTTTGTCATTTATCAGATTCAGTATGTATTGCAAGTGCAATGCAACAGACATTTCTGAGCCTGAATGTAATAGAAAgtatactaacaaagtgcatcaaaaaggcatttcaaGGAGGAACAATGTAGTTCTTGGACTGTTTAAGCTAATTGGCTCTCCATCAGAGCACATCCGTCCTGCTTCAAGCATTTGAAGTCTAAACATTGTGAAGTcttataatattaaaaaacagTGCACCGTTGCATCTTGAAAGTTGGTCACTTGTTACATAGCTAATATAACTACCGTGGCATTCATAATATAACTGTACgaacaaaatgtttgcaaaattaattgcaattatgcTAGTAGAAATATATaccagacagggtgatcagaaACTACAGGAGCAATCCACTTTGTAATGAAAGGTAGTAGTGTATAATTGTGCTGAGTTGACACGGTGTTGTGTTCTCTTAGGTCCAAACGGTGCTCAGGTGATGGATCAGGCTGCAGGCAGTCTAAATAACCTGGAGAGCATGGATATACAGGCAGCATGCCATCAGGCCCTGACCCAAGCCGAGAGCTCCATGGCCCCTGAACTGCTCACCTCCACCACACCTGAGTCTTACCTGGCTGTAGCTCAGCAGGAATGGCTGGATCTGCGAATACACAGCGGATCCCGCTGGAAGCTCCCAATTCTGCAGTGTTTCGCAAAATCAGAACCCTAGTCAGAAGGACCAGAGAGGATATATCGGTCTTTACTTGTTGACTTTCATAAAGACTACCTTGATTTTATGTTCATATCAGCTatgttgtttagtttgtttataaGAATGGGGTGGTCACCATAATTGGCCACCAAACAGTGCAATTTTCTTGCCAGACATTCTCACCAGTAATCTAGTATGTGAAGCTCTGTGCTGATTTTACAGATGTAGCAATTGTATTTTCTGTGAAAAGCAATGTATCATCAAGATACACAATTGTCATTGTTAATGCCTTTATgaataaaaactgaaaataataaaatgtttccgttatacacatttaaaaaaaaaattataatttctcatTGATTTAGTGCTTAATTATTCTAGTTtaacatattacatataattaTATAAAGCAGCGTTATGTGGGTCTATTGTTCTTAAACGGTGAGTGCAATTCCGCGTATGACCGAAGGGTGGCGACAAAATACCATGTAAATGACACGTAAATACACTTATGGACTTTTTGAGTGTTGATATTTGCTGTTTATCGATAAAAGAAAAACCCACTGTAGAATAATCGAGACCTGTTAAAGCTGTAGGCCTATACAACGCTGTAAGTTTACTGTTTATGCAACTTACGgtttaaatttgtattgtttgcttgtataataacttttttaataaatataaaattatattttaatatagcaTATAATCCAattcatacaattttttttaaaaatgccaaCATTTATTCCGGACAGATAGCGTATATTCCAGTTGTGAAAGAAATGTCCATGGAGAACACGTCATttgatatgttttatttatttcagttcgGTTTCTCTTCACTTACTAACTCTTTGCTTGAGCCCTATGAAGATATTATCTTAAGATAAATACAGCAAGTGAATCTATCTCTGGTGTAAAGGATTCACAGTAATGTGTTAACATGAAAATCTTTTGATATGCATCAACACTTCATTATAATCTTTCAGATTCATTAGGGCTtgacaaatattttataatgCTTTACATCTCAGTACTTCATGtgcatataaattatatttaattttgttgcaTGATATTTCTATCTGAATGTACATAACCTGTGATCTATTATGATGTTTGTAAGTGCTAATAAAGaaagattattttaaagtgttgaaCCCAAACACAAGCCCTTTACACAGCTGAAATAACTATTTTTCTCTTTGAAACACCAGTCCAGACACATATGAAGCATAATATTGTACTGAAAGTACAACATCTACATGTCACCTACTTCCAAACTTACTCTGGGTGGCTTTACCTCTGTGCAGGAGTGCAGTACTGACCTGCCCCAGCCCCAGCCCctcacaattaattaatttaaattgacCATTAAGTCTGCGAGGGAGACGTATGATGAATTTTCCAATATCATTCGCTCCCCAGAAGGCCCGTCGCACACCTGGGAAATGTATGATAATGTGTGATTGGCAGGACGGGGGCCGCGGCCATTGTTGAGTGCCCCCTTCCCGGCCCGCACCTCGGCTGAGTTATGGCCACAGAGCACACCTTACTGTTTGGTGGCATGTCATTTGAATACAGATTAGTTTGCCCCAGTGTTCCAGTGCTCCGGCATTACCATTACTGGGGACAGTAATTTGACTGATGAACACATGGGTTATCACAAGGTCATCACCTTCGGCAAGGGGGGGTTGGTGCCAGCCAACCCACTTTTGGAGCCACCAAGAAGTCTTTCGATAGCGTAATTAGTTCCTTTAATTAAGAGGTGAGCCAGCTTGATTGAATAAATCCGCTTCTAATGGAGCATCTGATTTCCCATGTGCTTTCACTCTTCTTGGTCTCTCGCAGTTTGCTCCGTTAGTTTGCAGTGAACATGTTTACACTTGCATCGTTTGATAGGTGACATTTAGGCTTTTTTAAACTTGTACattaacaaacaaatgtttattttacagatTAGTcgattttctgatgatttgtaaAGAAGGAATGCGAATCTAACACTGCGATGGATGATGTCCTGGCTGGAAATTTTACAGGTGAGTCATAGAAGGCTTTATAATTATGGAGTAAAGCACCTGCATtatattgtgtaagtcccccttgtgctgccaaaacagcaccaacctgcatctcagaatagctgtctagattatattcttctcaccacaattgtacagagtgggtatctgagttactgtagactttgtcaatcTGAACCAGTcatgccattctctgttgacctctctcatcaacaagacattcccatccacagaactgccgctcactggatgttttttgtttttggcaccattcagggtaaatgaacaaacaatcatgccacgctccaaatcactgttAT
This region of Xyrauchen texanus isolate HMW12.3.18 chromosome 23, RBS_HiC_50CHRs, whole genome shotgun sequence genomic DNA includes:
- the ccdc142 gene encoding coiled-coil domain-containing protein 142 isoform X3 gives rise to the protein MWLMRQKTKDGSWDSEMDSITSCSSRRIQHLGQTLQSLRSQCHILQDPASGGMLFGCVTGLSSSVEGEFYHQPQIATLSHHYCQLQHLMEQRAQLIFLHEYFQRLQVATCFVGQLGMVLERTHLLLADRGHVAEQPNSMWNLGLRSLCQELQVHLNHWEMLWAKARSDPFLRRVFFSCVATLASMQQTLQVLGFQALLLMERCIYTAFSALAIAQLDRVPRDALVDLLCAVELYNQVVEDRRGHGRTSPWSSQLVFRSDCLQFVSSFFRNGVSPQTLPVEQLMMIVAQSQAQKAAEQLYTWTSQQSNLLYVANSPCELRGHLECPKLNSHTSPSINIHTVQLEHQADAGELPKKPLHTLWSSNLLFSSFISRDRECIDTLFQALVTSTNLLAPHIPKKPQFDGTVAPEDLLVVCRRPIEEEERLLNRPRMTSRTNNVVPIDVRKSEACMKLFSNYKHMLWREFAEAAVKHFYYQPNNSTLGSINQWNDEMVLLLVTWLKHSYTEDHIPEECKESLSNFCSYILTTAAFTRWDEMMCLSLGSGLKEKCVPAVKQERSAVRTVTMDHILQLFPPLHTVLQFLQHPDMESGDGGSNSLLGLLCRSVATVQSSTFWVMSKAYQFLASWSLSKFLLVTQGDLKDLKGSVESLVLLTGAVSRDSVHPLIIQHTASLSQAVMDLQAFSDLVLRIFSLDCKRMSVEIFEQTMPSAKHWRINYKTELPSSPSDYAACAAQSVIGQVLNGVQPLPDDARIPALTEAMTAFMEAWMEHILKQKIKFSIQGALQLKQDFDLIRDFIRSEEYSLSEELHQKLLSLRVFHQVDNAIVCLLQQPMAKPYLSSHGWEPFRHCCPNGAQVMDQAAGSLNNLESMDIQAACHQALTQAESSMAPELLTSTTPESYLAVAQQEWLDLRIHSGSRWKLPILQCFAKSEP
- the ccdc142 gene encoding uncharacterized protein ccdc142 isoform X1 — protein: MAHSSGSSQEGQTDNNPNKHTQADKTETPVSVRPDPQLTDNGQRRQSDCSDVLPEEYNSNEKYDASWYQGPFTKSLQKAEALFRTRFNPMWLMRQKTKDGSWDSEMDSITSCSSRRIQHLGQTLQSLRSQCHILQDPASGGMLFGCVTGLSSSVEGEFYHQPQIATLSHHYCQLQHLMEQRAQLIFLHEYFQRLQVATCFVGQLGMVLERTHLLLADRGHVAEQPNSMWNLGLRSLCQELQVHLNHWEMLWAKARSDPFLRRVFFSCVATLASMQQTLQVLGFQALLLMERCIYTAFSALAIAQLDRVPRDALVDLLCAVELYNQVVEDRRGHGRTSPWSSQLVFRSDCLQFVSSFFRNGVSPQTLPVEQLMMIVAQSQAQKAAEQLYTWTSQQSNLLYVANSPCELRGHLECPKLNSHTSPSINIHTVQLEHQADAGELPKKPLHTLWSSNLLFSSFISRDRECIDTLFQALVTSTNLLAPHIPKKPQFDGTVAPEDLLVVCRRPIEEEERLLNRPRMTSRTNNVVPIDVRKSEACMKLFSNYKHMLWREFAEAAVKHFYYQPNNSTLGSINQWNDEMVLLLVTWLKHSYTEDHIPEECKESLSNFCSYILTTAAFTRWDEMMCLSLGSGLKEKCVPAVKQERSAVRTVTMDHILQLFPPLHTVLQFLQHPDMESGDGGSNSLLGLLCRSVATVQSSTFWVMSKAYQFLASWSLSKFLLVTQGDLKDLKGSVESLVLLTGAVSRDSVHPLIIQHTASLSQAVMDLQAFSDLVLRIFSLDCKRMSVEIFEQTMPSAKHWRINYKTELPSSPSDYAACAAQSVIGQVLNGVQPLPDDARIPALTEAMTAFMEAWMEHILKQKIKFSIQGALQLKQDFDLIRDFIRSEEYSLSEELHQKLLSLRVFHQVDNAIVCLLQQPMAKPYLSSHGWEPFRHCCPNGAQVMDQAAGSLNNLESMDIQAACHQALTQAESSMAPELLTSTTPESYLAVAQQEWLDLRIHSGSRWKLPILQCFAKSEP
- the ccdc142 gene encoding uncharacterized protein ccdc142 isoform X2, which translates into the protein MLASWYQGPFTKSLQKAEALFRTRFNPMWLMRQKTKDGSWDSEMDSITSCSSRRIQHLGQTLQSLRSQCHILQDPASGGMLFGCVTGLSSSVEGEFYHQPQIATLSHHYCQLQHLMEQRAQLIFLHEYFQRLQVATCFVGQLGMVLERTHLLLADRGHVAEQPNSMWNLGLRSLCQELQVHLNHWEMLWAKARSDPFLRRVFFSCVATLASMQQTLQVLGFQALLLMERCIYTAFSALAIAQLDRVPRDALVDLLCAVELYNQVVEDRRGHGRTSPWSSQLVFRSDCLQFVSSFFRNGVSPQTLPVEQLMMIVAQSQAQKAAEQLYTWTSQQSNLLYVANSPCELRGHLECPKLNSHTSPSINIHTVQLEHQADAGELPKKPLHTLWSSNLLFSSFISRDRECIDTLFQALVTSTNLLAPHIPKKPQFDGTVAPEDLLVVCRRPIEEEERLLNRPRMTSRTNNVVPIDVRKSEACMKLFSNYKHMLWREFAEAAVKHFYYQPNNSTLGSINQWNDEMVLLLVTWLKHSYTEDHIPEECKESLSNFCSYILTTAAFTRWDEMMCLSLGSGLKEKCVPAVKQERSAVRTVTMDHILQLFPPLHTVLQFLQHPDMESGDGGSNSLLGLLCRSVATVQSSTFWVMSKAYQFLASWSLSKFLLVTQGDLKDLKGSVESLVLLTGAVSRDSVHPLIIQHTASLSQAVMDLQAFSDLVLRIFSLDCKRMSVEIFEQTMPSAKHWRINYKTELPSSPSDYAACAAQSVIGQVLNGVQPLPDDARIPALTEAMTAFMEAWMEHILKQKIKFSIQGALQLKQDFDLIRDFIRSEEYSLSEELHQKLLSLRVFHQVDNAIVCLLQQPMAKPYLSSHGWEPFRHCCPNGAQVMDQAAGSLNNLESMDIQAACHQALTQAESSMAPELLTSTTPESYLAVAQQEWLDLRIHSGSRWKLPILQCFAKSEP